Proteins found in one Luteitalea sp. genomic segment:
- a CDS encoding response regulator, translating to MVGGSSSRAKPAPGRRLASVFLLFGGEDRTRGMQKRILIVEDDRALARVMKDNLAFEGFQVEAVADGHAAVGSVRSFAPDLVLLDLMLPGCSGFDLCGVLREGGRVPIIIVTARGQRVDKLKGLNLGADDYVTKPFDVDELLARIRAVLRRTRTVVGRLALGDVHVDFKALRATNAGAEIHLTHREFEVLRYLAEREERVVYRDELLREIWGYLDPPTTTRSVDHAIARLRKKIEIDPAHPRFVRTVHGGGYCLTVTGEASGPSLMG from the coding sequence ATGGTGGGCGGTTCGTCCTCGAGAGCGAAGCCGGCACCGGGACGGCGGCTCGCTTCAGTCTTCCTGCTGTTCGGGGGTGAAGACAGGACACGGGGCATGCAGAAACGCATTCTCATCGTGGAAGACGACCGAGCGCTGGCGAGGGTGATGAAAGACAACCTCGCCTTCGAGGGGTTCCAGGTGGAGGCTGTGGCCGACGGTCATGCGGCCGTTGGCAGCGTGCGATCGTTTGCTCCGGATCTCGTCTTGCTGGATCTCATGTTGCCAGGCTGCAGCGGCTTCGACCTGTGCGGCGTGCTGCGAGAAGGGGGGAGGGTCCCGATTATCATCGTGACGGCGCGCGGGCAACGCGTCGACAAGCTGAAGGGGCTCAATCTCGGCGCCGATGACTACGTGACGAAGCCCTTCGACGTGGACGAGCTACTGGCGCGGATCCGCGCGGTCTTGCGCCGGACGCGCACCGTCGTTGGTCGGCTGGCATTGGGGGACGTTCACGTCGATTTCAAAGCGCTCAGAGCCACCAATGCAGGCGCCGAAATCCACCTCACGCACCGAGAGTTCGAGGTGCTCCGCTACCTCGCTGAGCGCGAAGAGCGCGTGGTGTACCGGGACGAGCTGCTCCGTGAAATCTGGGGCTACCTCGACCCGCCCACGACGACACGCTCGGTCGATCATGCGATCGCCAGACTCCGCAAGAAGATCGAGATCGATCCAGCGCATCCCCGGTTCGTGAGGACGGTCCACGGCGGAGGCTACTGCCTGACGGTGACGGGCGAGGCGTCTGGTCCAAGCTTGATGGGCTGA